In Acidimicrobiales bacterium, the DNA window CTTGAGGCCGACCGCCCGCTTTCCCGAGTCGTCGAGGGTGTAAAGCACGTTGATGGAGAGGCCGCTCTCGTAGAAGACATAGGTCCAGCTGACGTTCTCGACCTGGAACGAGGTGGCCTCGAGGGGGCGGGAGGCGATGACGATGTCCCGCTCCTCCTTGAGGATCCGAGTGACGAAGTCGATGATCTTCTTGGCCTTGCTC includes these proteins:
- a CDS encoding phage tail protein codes for the protein SKAKKIIDFVTRILKEERDIVIASRPLEATSFQVENVSWTYVFYESGLSINVLYTLDDSGKRAVGLKLSEGMEVPADLSAFKFARQKSKLAGTIRGSFFVLKKEWNPPS